DNA sequence from the Candidatus Sulfuricurvum sp. RIFRC-1 genome:
GGTGCATCAGCAGGTTTGGCTGATAACTTGAGCGGTGCGGTTAAAGTAACGGCTATCTCTACTCTTGGTCTTGAAAATAACATGGTAGGTGCTATTCCAGCTGCAAAAATTGATATTGATACAGGTGCTGCGGCAACTGGCGCATTGAATGATCAAGCATGGGTTGAAGTATTAAATCTTAAATATGCAACAAAAGATTTCGATGTTGCAATGGGTCGTATGGCGTTGCAAACACCTCTTTGTTTTACCGAATCATGGAACGTTGTTGACAACACTTTCGAAGCGGTTGTAGCACATGGTTATTTCTTGCCGGATACTATCCTTGCAGCAGCATGGGTTGGAAAACATAACGGTGCTGGTCTCTTGAGCACAACATCACGCGGAAGTACTGTAAACTACAACGGTGAATTCCGTGATTTCGCTGTAAACGGTGCGTATGCGGCGGCTGTAATCAACAAATCATTGCCGGGTACTACATTACAAGCATGGTACTATAATGTGCCGGATGTTGCAGATGCTTACTGGTTGCAAGCGGATGCTAAAGTCATGGGTATGGTTGATTTTGGTGTACAAGTTGCTGGTATGAATCCTGACAACTCTTCAGCAACTATTGGTACACCGGCTTCTACTACTACTAACCGTACCACAGATGCATTTTCGGTTAAAGCAGCGGCGGATGTAGGACCGGTAAACGTGTATGCAGCGTATTCAACTGTCAGTGATGGTTCAATCGGTTTTGCCAACGTTGCAACGGGTGATAAATCAATGTTGTACACAACTCTTGGCAGTATCTACATGGATGGTGAGATCGTAGCGGCTCCGGACACTGATGCATGGAAAATCGGTGCTTCAACCAAAGCTGTTCCGGGTGTAACTCTTGCGGCTAGCTATTGTTCAGCTGAAACTGGAGATAACGGTGGAACTGCAACGGCTGTAGGTGGAGCAAGTACACGTAATACTGATTTCTCTGCATGGGATGTATCGGCGAACACTAAAGTTGGACCAGTTGGCTTGACTGCAATTTATACTCAGTATGAAATTGATGGTGCAGGTAATGCTGGAGATGGCAGTGCTGCAGATAAAGATACCGATACTATCCGTATCATTGCTTCTTTGAAATTCTAAGAAGTCTTTTTTCTTCTCAGGGCCTTCGGGCCCTTTCAATTCTCCTTATGTTAAGCTTTCCGCCAGAGGATTCGTCACCCTCTGGCACCCTCAACACACTCTTTTTTAAATCCGTTTTGCTTGCCGTTTCGGAGTAACCGAATGAGTTTCTTTTATTTTTTTATCTTGGGTCGATTGTCGCAGGAAAAAAGGGATCGTTTTCTCAGGACGCTGTGCCAAATCGTCTATTAATGCCGCTTCAACAATCTCTTTGTCGTGATATAAACACAGATAGGCATGGATCAATGCGATTTGACGTTCCAGTGATATTTTCCACGTGGAGAGGGTTTGGGTGTAGATCCAGAGGCTGAAGGTGTAGAAGTTTTTAAATACGGCTGGCAACTTGTCATCCCGTACTTTCTCTTCGTCATCCTGAACTTGATTCAGGATCTCAGATTGCGGATCGAGTCCGCAATGACGGTTAAGTGGAGAACTCCACAGCAACGGAACCGTTTTAGTAAAACTTCCGCTGTTGTAGAAAATATCCCAAAACCTCGCAAACCGCTTCATTTTTTGAATATCACTAAAGCTGAGCAGATTATTTTGGAGGATATCATAGGGGGGTGTATCGCTGTAGATCATCCCATGACGCTGATCGTGGCGTGAGAGGGTGGTACCGGAGAGATTTTTGAGGATACCGATCTGGATTTCGCTATGGGTGAGAGAAACGAGTTTATCGAGATTTCGTCCGAATCCCTCGATACTCTCTCCCGGCAATCCGACGATGAGATCAAGGTGCATATGAGCAGAGGTCTCATTTTCTAAAAAGCGGAGGTTATCAAAAATCTTTTCGAGTTTTAGAGGTCGATTGATCCCTTTTGCAATTTCAGGGTCTAGGGTTTGGATACCGATTTCGAGTTGCAACGATCCTGCGGGAAATTGGGAAATTTTTGCTTTCAGCACCTCAGGAAAGTGATCGGGAATGACTTCGAAATGGGCAAAGTACGGCGGTTCTTTGGAGAGGAAAAAGTCCAATATCCGGTTTGCGAATGTCATGTTGAGGTTAAAAGTACGATCGATAAATTTGAAACTGCGTGCTCCCTGCTGCCAAAGTATCTCAAACTCTTCGAGAAGCTGATCGAGGGGAAAATTTCGTACCTTTTCGTCAATGGAAGAGAGGCAGAATTCACACTCGAACGGACATCCGCGTGAGGCTTCGACGTAGATGTAGCGATGGGCTACGTCTTCGTCATTGAAAGCGGAGTAGGGGAGGTTAATCGCTTTAAGGTCGGGAAGCGGAGCTTTAATAAATTGAGGCTTCCGTTCGCCCTGAGCCTGTCGAAGGGTACATGGTTCGACAGGCTCGCCACGAACGGGATTCAGCAACTCTCTGCACAACTCATAAAACGCCACCTCTCCTTCACCACTGATAATGTAATCGGCTTTACTCAAATCAACACGGTGGGGTAGATACCCTGCTTCGGGGCCGCCGAGGACGATAATCGTGTCCGGAGAGACTTTTTTGAGCGTTTGGATCAATTCTGCACTTTGCGCCGCATTCCAAATATAGACACCGATTCCGATGATTTTAGGAGAGTATTTTAGGAGATCTTCGGTGATGCTTTGAATCTGTTCGTTCATCGTGAATTCGACAATAGTAGTACTCTTTTGTAACTCGTGCATATTGGCGTAAAGAGAGCGTAGACCAAGTGCGGTATGAGCATAGCGGGCATTGAGAGTAGTCAGTAAAATTGTGTGCATGGGTTTTCCGATAAAAGATAAACGTATTATATGCTATTCTATACATACTAAGACCCTAAAGGGAGTGTGTATGAAGTATATTCGCCGTTTGGATTCATTGAGATTAGAGGATATTGCTTTAGTGGGAGGTAAAAATGCCTCGTTGGGGGAGATGATCAGTTCACTCAAATCATTGGGCGTTAAAGTTCCCGAAGGTTTTGCCGTAACTGCTGATGGGTATCGTTTTTTTATCAAACATAATGATTTTGAAGCTCCGATACGACATTTTTTTGAGGGGGTGGATCTCACCGACATCGAAGCACTGAATCGCTGCGGGGATGCGATACGTTCTTTAATACTAACGGGTGAAATGCCAGAAATATTAAAAACTGAAATTGCCGAAAGTTACCGTATCATGGAACGTGAATACGATATGGTGAGTGTGGATGTTGCGGTACGATCTTCCGCAACGGCAGAAGATCTCCCCGATGCAAGTTTCGCGGGTCAACAGGAGAGCTATCTGAATGTACGTGGTGAGACAATGCTCATCGAACACGTCAAGCGGTGTTTTGCCTCCCTCTTTACCGACCGTGCGATCAGTTACCGTCACAGTCGGGGATATGATCATTTTGCCGTCGCCCTCTCGGTGGGAGTGCAGAAAATGATACGCAGCGATAAGGCGAGCAGCGGGGTGATGTTCACCATCGATACCGAAAACGGTTCAGAGAATCTGATCCTCATCAACTCGATTTGGGGATTGGGGGAGAACATTGTCGGCGGGCGGGTGAATCCCGATGAATTCTACGTCTTTAAACCGACACTCAAAGAGGGAAAAATATCCATCCTTAAACGCCAACTCGGCTCCAAAGCCCTGAGCATGACGTATGATGAACGTCATCATACAATGAACCTCTCAACCCCTAAGGAACTCCAAGAGACTTTTTCGATTAATGATGATGAGGTAGCGACATTGGCTACTTATGCATTGACGATCGAAGAACATTACACCGCTATCGCAGGAGAATATCGTCCGATGGATATCGAATGGGCAAAAGACGGCCTTAGCGGAGAGTTATTTATCGTTCAAGCACGACCTGAGACGGTTCAAAGCCGTAAACTCAGCAATAATTCTTTGGAACAATATCATTTGAGTGAAGCAATAGAGAATAAAATTTTATTGAGTGGTAAAGCAATCGGGGAAAAAATCGGCTCCGGTCGGGTAAAAATCATCCATTCTCCTCATGAGGGTGAGAAATTTAATGCCGGCGATGTCCTTGTCGCCGACATCACCGATCCTGACTGGGAACCGATCATGAAAAAAGCATCGGCTGTGATCACCAATCGAGGAGGACGGACATGTCATGCCGCTATTGTAGCACGTGAGATCGGTGTTCCGACAATCGTAGGAACGGTGAATGCGACGGACATGCTGCATGATGGCGATGAAGTGACGGTGAGCTGTGCTGAGGGGGAGAGCGGTCGTGTGTATGCGGGGCTGATTGATTATGAGATCACCAATATCGATTTGGGCAATCTTGCTCCGACTGTAACGAAGCTCTATATGAACGTCGGTAACCCCGATATCGCATTCAAAGTGGCTAAACTCCCAAATGACGGAGTAGGATTGGCACGGATGGAGTTTATCATTACCAATTACGTGGCGGCACATCCGATGGCATTGGTAGAACTTTCTCAGGGCAAAGAAATTAATGAGATGAAAGCTGTGAGAAAAGCGATGCGGGGATATGATGATCCTAAGAGGTTTTTTATCGACAAAATAGCGGAAGGGGTAGGGATGATTGCGGCGGCGTTTTATCCCCGTCCTGTTATCGTCAGAACCAGTGATTTTAAATCCAATGAGTACAAACATATGGTCGGCGGTAAGTCGTATGAAAATGATGAAGAGAATCCGATGATCGGATTTCGCGGAGCCAGCCGCTATTATTCACCGGAGTACAAAGAGGCGTTTATGTGGGAGTGTGAAGCGCTCAAACGGGTACGGGATGAGATGGGGCTCTCTAATGTCAAAGTGATGCTCCCCTTTGTCCGTACGCCTGATGAAGGGCGCAAAGCAATCGCAGTTATGCATGAGGCGGGATTGGTACAGGGGGAGAACGGTTTAGAAATCTATGCCATGTGTGAAATCCCCTCCAACGTCATCCTCGCAGATCAGTTTTTGGAAATCTTCGACGGCTACAGTATCGGTTCCAATGATCTTACGCAGCTCACCCTCGGAGTTGATCGTGACAGTGCATTGGTCGCGGCCGTATTTGATGAACGTAATCCTGCTGTGACACGGATACTGTCACAGGCTATTCGTGCGTGCAAAGAGCGAGGGAAATACATCGGTATCTGCGGTCAGGCTCCATCGGACTATCCTGAAATTACCCGGTTTTTAGTGGAAGAGGGGATCGATTCGATCTCTCTTAACCCCGATTCACTCCTCAAAATGCGACAGGTTGTGAGTGAGTTTGAAGCTAAAAAATAAGTTTTAGAAATAGTATTAGTTTGTAGTTGTATTTTTTTATTTACCAAATTGGACTAAAGTATCTGTAACGTAATAAAAGCAGGATTGTATGCAGCAATTTAGTGAGGAAGAGCTTCGAAAATACAACGGGAAGGACGGTATGCCCGCTTACATCGCCTTTAAAAATCAGGTGTACGATGTCACTTCGTCCAAATTCTGGCAAGAGGGTACCCATTTTAAAAAACATTTCGCGGGGTGTGATCTGACTGACGCAATGGCGCATGCGCCCCATAGTGACGAGGTGTTTGAAAATTATCCCTGTATCGGCCAATTTGTCTCTCCTTGCTCATTAACTCCCGAAAATAAAAAAGATCGGTATCGGCAATGGTACAGTAAATACCATCCCCATCCGCTTATCATACACTTTCCGATTGCATTGCATTATTTCAGTGCATTTGTAGATATTCTGTTTTTAGACAATCCCTCCGCTGGGTATGAAACGGCTGTTTTCCTATCGTTTTTGATTGCGACGATAGCGGGATTTTTTGCTTTGATCTCCGGTGTTTTCAGCTGGTGGATTAATTATGATTTTTCGATCTCGAAACCGTTTGTCATCAAACTGATCGGGGCATTGTTCACCCTCATCGTCGGATTAATTCCGCTTGGGCAAAAACTGTTGAACCCCAATGTCGCTTTTAGCACGGGAGTAGATGGAATAATCTATCACGCCGTTATTTTCATGACGGTCATTTCGATAACGATTGTCGGTTATTACGGCGGAAAAATCACCTGGGGGGCGAAAAAATGAGAAGTTCGGTTTCGGTATTGATCGGGGGGAGTGCGGGGAAGGGGATCGCGAGTATCGAAACTCTTTTGACCAAAGGGTTTAAGCGCTCCGGATTTTATACCTTTTCGACCAAAGAGTTTATGTCCAGAGTCCGTGGCGGGAGCAATACGACGCTGATACGAATCTCCGATAAGCCCGTCAATGCACCCGATTACAAGGTCGATATTTTCGTAC
Encoded proteins:
- a CDS encoding cytochrome b5 domain-containing protein, which encodes MQQFSEEELRKYNGKDGMPAYIAFKNQVYDVTSSKFWQEGTHFKKHFAGCDLTDAMAHAPHSDEVFENYPCIGQFVSPCSLTPENKKDRYRQWYSKYHPHPLIIHFPIALHYFSAFVDILFLDNPSAGYETAVFLSFLIATIAGFFALISGVFSWWINYDFSISKPFVIKLIGALFTLIVGLIPLGQKLLNPNVAFSTGVDGIIYHAVIFMTVISITIVGYYGGKITWGAKK
- a CDS encoding B12-binding domain-containing radical SAM protein, giving the protein MHTILLTTLNARYAHTALGLRSLYANMHELQKSTTIVEFTMNEQIQSITEDLLKYSPKIIGIGVYIWNAAQSAELIQTLKKVSPDTIIVLGGPEAGYLPHRVDLSKADYIISGEGEVAFYELCRELLNPVRGEPVEPCTLRQAQGERKPQFIKAPLPDLKAINLPYSAFNDEDVAHRYIYVEASRGCPFECEFCLSSIDEKVRNFPLDQLLEEFEILWQQGARSFKFIDRTFNLNMTFANRILDFFLSKEPPYFAHFEVIPDHFPEVLKAKISQFPAGSLQLEIGIQTLDPEIAKGINRPLKLEKIFDNLRFLENETSAHMHLDLIVGLPGESIEGFGRNLDKLVSLTHSEIQIGILKNLSGTTLSRHDQRHGMIYSDTPPYDILQNNLLSFSDIQKMKRFARFWDIFYNSGSFTKTVPLLWSSPLNRHCGLDPQSEILNQVQDDEEKVRDDKLPAVFKNFYTFSLWIYTQTLSTWKISLERQIALIHAYLCLYHDKEIVEAALIDDLAQRPEKTIPFFLRQSTQDKKIKETHSVTPKRQAKRI
- the ppsA gene encoding phosphoenolpyruvate synthase, giving the protein MKYIRRLDSLRLEDIALVGGKNASLGEMISSLKSLGVKVPEGFAVTADGYRFFIKHNDFEAPIRHFFEGVDLTDIEALNRCGDAIRSLILTGEMPEILKTEIAESYRIMEREYDMVSVDVAVRSSATAEDLPDASFAGQQESYLNVRGETMLIEHVKRCFASLFTDRAISYRHSRGYDHFAVALSVGVQKMIRSDKASSGVMFTIDTENGSENLILINSIWGLGENIVGGRVNPDEFYVFKPTLKEGKISILKRQLGSKALSMTYDERHHTMNLSTPKELQETFSINDDEVATLATYALTIEEHYTAIAGEYRPMDIEWAKDGLSGELFIVQARPETVQSRKLSNNSLEQYHLSEAIENKILLSGKAIGEKIGSGRVKIIHSPHEGEKFNAGDVLVADITDPDWEPIMKKASAVITNRGGRTCHAAIVAREIGVPTIVGTVNATDMLHDGDEVTVSCAEGESGRVYAGLIDYEITNIDLGNLAPTVTKLYMNVGNPDIAFKVAKLPNDGVGLARMEFIITNYVAAHPMALVELSQGKEINEMKAVRKAMRGYDDPKRFFIDKIAEGVGMIAAAFYPRPVIVRTSDFKSNEYKHMVGGKSYENDEENPMIGFRGASRYYSPEYKEAFMWECEALKRVRDEMGLSNVKVMLPFVRTPDEGRKAIAVMHEAGLVQGENGLEIYAMCEIPSNVILADQFLEIFDGYSIGSNDLTQLTLGVDRDSALVAAVFDERNPAVTRILSQAIRACKERGKYIGICGQAPSDYPEITRFLVEEGIDSISLNPDSLLKMRQVVSEFEAKK